Proteins from one Vicia villosa cultivar HV-30 ecotype Madison, WI unplaced genomic scaffold, Vvil1.0 ctg.003182F_1_1, whole genome shotgun sequence genomic window:
- the LOC131640502 gene encoding uncharacterized protein LOC131640502, with the protein MLRKSDGTTITKQDDIEQEITEFYGNLMGAESPKLAQIDIESMRKSKQLSWDQREFLQRKVTMQEIDKALKGIGDKKSQGIDGYGARLYKSSWHIIKDDVSPTASSIKDYRPIAACTTFYKIISRILTDRLGQVMQFLINKCQAAFSYGQHIHNHILIAYELIKGYGRKHGTPRCMMQLDLQKSYDMVNWKPLRNIMGDSNSVAMLLSTVNAFSMSTGLTMNPQKCKLFCGGVDITTKDAIKMITGFEEGYNAAEREYYKDPGVMEQYDSKAEIQYETGL; encoded by the exons ATGCTTAGGAAGTCTGATGGAACCACTATAACCAAGCAAGATGACATTGAGCAGGAAATTACTGAGTTCTATGGTAACCTTATGGGTGCTGAGAGCCCAAAGCTTGCCCAGATTGATATTGAATCCATGAGGAAAAGCAAGCAGCTTAGCTGGGACCAGAGGGAGTTTCTTCAGAGAAAAGTCACCATGCAGGAAATTGACAAAGCGTTAAAGGGTATAGGAGATAAGAAAAGTCAAGGCATTGATGGTTATGGGGCTAGATTATACAAATCTAGTTGGCATATTATCAAGGATGATGTG AGCCCTACAGCCAGTAGTATTAAGGACTATAGGCCAATAGCTGCCTGCACAACCTTCTACAAGATAATATCCAGAATTCTAACTGATAGACTGGGCCAGGTTATGCAGTTTCTTATTAACAAGTGTCAAGCAGCTTTTAGTTATGGCCAGCATATCCACAACCACATTTTGATTGCTTATGAACTTATTAAAGGATATGGGAGAAAACATGGAACTCCAAGGTGTATGATGCAATTGGATCTCCAAAAATCTTATGATATGGTTAATTGGAAGCCTCTTCGGAATATCAT GGGAGATTCTAATTCTGTAGCTATGCTACTCTCTACTGTCAATGCTTTTTCTATGTCTACAGGTCTGACCATGAATCCTCAAAAGTGCAAGTTGTTTTGTGGAGGAGTGGATATTACCACCAAAGATGCCATAAAGATGATCACTGGATTTGAGGAAG GCTATAATGCTGCAGAGAGAGAATATTACAAGGATCCAGGTGTTATGGAACAATATGATAGCAAAGCAGAAATTCAGTATGAAACAGGTCTATGA